Part of the Arvicola amphibius chromosome 17, mArvAmp1.2, whole genome shotgun sequence genome is shown below.
CTCAAAATCAAAGCCTGTTTCTTACACTGCCATCACCGTTTCAGAAATTCTACGGAATCTAGAAATCCCTCTGAACTAGTTTAAcacaaaagaataagaaaaccaaaattgTAGAGATTTTCCCTGTCACTTCTAGCCTTTGGATTGGTTCATTGATACATTTTTTCCCCCAAGTGTTAaagtttttcatatttctttcctatttcttaaaacaaaacgaAACTTTCAGTAGGGTGCTGTCTTACCAGAAAACTGCATTGTTGCCCCTAAGTATGAGTCCACAACTGATCCTAGTAACCCAGCCAGAGCTCCAAATACAATAATGGGCCACTGGGGAGCGGAGATGTCTAGGTCATTGACAAACACCAACTGCGTGAGGAAGTACACCAGGCCCACAAAGGTCCCGCCGAGGAGACTGGAGGCGAGTCCCACCGGTGTGACTCCTCCATTGGTTCCTGAGAAACACACCAAACCGTCTGGTTAGTCATCAGCAAATGAGGGACGCCAAGGAAagctaagcaaaacaaaaaaccccacactgGCACACACCTAATGAGTTTAAAGAAAAGTGCACTCTctctcttaaaacaacaaaactaatacctagggactggagatatggcttgGGTATATATACAGTGCTTGCCTATGAGGCATGAGatcccaggttcaatccccagaacccacctccACCCcgaagaaacaaaaatcaaaaacctgATAGGTGAAAGTTACACACACTTACGAGACACTGCTatttgaatacatacatacactgttTAATATTTAGATCATGGGACCCACAGCTATCTCCTCAAATACTCGTCATTCTTTAtggtgaaaacattaaaaatcccattttctgcttttaaaaaggaTGAACTATCCTAAGCTGTCTCTAGTCACTTACTCTAGACCACAACACCAGAATCTCGCTCTTGTCCATGGAGTCGTTCCCCCCCATCGACCTATCCTCATCTCTTTCCTCTGGCAACCACCATTCTATCCCCGACTTCTGTGAAATCAACTGTTTTACCAGGTTAGACACAGGGAACCCATGCTGTACTTGTTAAGAGTCCTCTAGGCTGGGGAGCTAGTTCAGTGGTGAAGCACTTGGCGAACATGGAGATCGGTTGTAAGTGTCAACTGAGTTTAGAATCGCCTGGGGAGTCCTCAGGGAAGGactgtctagatcaggctggcctgcgGGCACACCTGTCAGAATTATCTCTGTTACAGTAATTGAGGTAGGAGGACCTGAATCATTCCTGGGCAGGGATCCTGGATTGTACAAGAGAAGAAGAAGCCAGCTGAACACCAAGGACATGCATTAACGTGTGGTTCTCCGTGCTGGACTGTGGCTGTGACGTCACCACCTGGCTTCCCTGTGATgagggactgtaacctggaagtgTGAGACAAACCGACCCTTGTCTCTTATGTTTcttttgtcatggtattttatcatggcgacgggaagggaaactgagacaCTAACGTATACAAAATTTTCATGCCTAGTATCACAGGAATAAAATAAGAAGATAATTCTATTTGCAAATAACCTACTAACAGCCTCCTCTCTACATACATTTactcaccaggcatggtggcgcatgcctttaatcccagcacttgggaggcagagacaggtggatctctgtggttcgaggacagccagggctatacaaagaaatcctgtctcaaaacaacaacatatatatgtatgtatatacatacatatatacatacatacatatataattgtcatcaatattttattgttttccttttccattgctgtgtggGTCAATCTCTTATGTTCCTTTATTATGTATCTAAGTCTCATTGACATTTTCTACAGATATCACCAATTCAATAGCCTagaacactttatttatttatttattttttttttttggtttttcgagacagggtttccctgtagtttctagagcctgtcctggaactagctcttgtagaccaggctggcctcgaactcagagatccacctgcctctgcctcccgagtgctgggattaaaggcgtgcgccaccaccgcccggccctagaACACTTTATAATTAAGAAGaccaaatataaattttaaaagtctcttaaggaaaacattaactcaagaggttttgcttttcgTTTGTATTAAGCAAACTCAAATCAAGACTCACCAGTCCGGTTTGGGGAGATGGCCCTGTCAGGAAGGTGgtgacctgggttcgattcccagaaccccaGTAAAAAGCTGGGTGTAATAACATGTGCTTGTAACCCAGCACCTGTGAGGCAACTGTGTCCCTTTGGTTTGTTGTCCAGCCAGCACAGCCTACTTGGAGAGGACGAGGCCAACGAGAGACACTGTCGTCTCAAAAACAGAGTGGATAGCTTCCTAAGAATTACACCCAAGCCTGGCCTTTGGCTCCCAAATGTGTATACAGGCcggcacagccacacacacacacacacacacacacacacacacacacacacactcaccaactGGAACTTTCTCCCAGGTGGTTATCAGCCGAGGCGAGCTTTTGCTCAGAACGGGGCCAACCTCTGAAGCCCAGGTATCTCCAGCGGAGCAGGCCAGTGCAGCCAGGAGAGACAAGCACATCCAGGAAGCAGTAGGCTGCTTGGCAAAATCTATGGGTATTTCCCCGGGGCCATTTTCTATCATGTATAGCAGGGCCAGCTCCGTGGGCACGGCTCCATTACAGAATACCTGAATCCAGTTCCTCTGGCCTCCTGgagacagattaaaaaaaaaaaaagcagataagaaaaaaaaaaacattcagttATAGGAATATATATTTTAGAGTTTCAGAAAAGTATAGTAGCATAAAAAAACAAAGGTGGAAGGGTGTCTTTTTCTAAATTCTATACTGCCCAGAATAAATAACAGCAGACTCGCATTAAAATTCTGCAGTTACTTGTTACTGTGgcaaaagaaataatgaatggACTTAGGATACAGAAGCAATCCTCAAATAAAACTCATCTGTCCTCACAACCTGACATGTTCTGGTCAAAGGGTTATTAGGGGGAAGCAGCCACTCAGTTTTCAGTAATGTCAGAGGTAATAATCTTACCTTCCTTATATTCTGAATCTAGACGCTTCTTCACTTCTCCTTTCCATTTAGTGAGCTTTGAAGATGACAGGAAAAACATCAGCAAAGACGTAAA
Proteins encoded:
- the Tmem19 gene encoding transmembrane protein 19, producing the protein MTDLDDSTCKKYIKMITNIVILSLIICISLAFWIMSMTASTYYGNLRPVSPWRWLFSIVVPVMIACNGFKKKSLDHSGALGGLVVGFILTIANFSFFTSLLMFFLSSSKLTKWKGEVKKRLDSEYKEGGQRNWIQVFCNGAVPTELALLYMIENGPGEIPIDFAKQPTASWMCLSLLAALACSAGDTWASEVGPVLSKSSPRLITTWEKVPVGTNGGVTPVGLASSLLGGTFVGLVYFLTQLVFVNDLDISAPQWPIIVFGALAGLLGSVVDSYLGATMQFSGLDESTGLVVSSPSQETKHIAGKPILDNNAVNLFSSVLVALLLPTAASGFWPRE